The window ATCTCTTTGATTGATTCTTCTACCTCATGGAGGCCACCTTCTTTATCCTTTCCTTTACGTCAACTGCAGATGCATCTGCCACTTCAGCTTCAATGTTTCCTTTCTCCTGATTCTGATCATGCTCCTCCTGTTCCTTTGATGatttttctttcttggatttcttcttctttaagattCTATTCTCTGAAGGAGCACCAgcactttctttcttctccccttcACTACTTTGCTCCAATTGCTTCTTGTCTGCATAACAAGGATAAACAAATTCAACACACATTAAATAGTCGCTTCATATGTATGAAGCAACTCAAGTGAATTAAAATTTACTATCtatcaaaaataaactaattaaaatttgcaatGCCCATTTCATATAGAAGTGCATCCAGCTCTgccatttcctttttcttaagcTCCTTCTTTGACAGTTGCCTTTCACCATCTTTGGGTGGTGCTGAAACAGGAGCAAGTTTCTCAATGGTTGGTTCTTTCCTAACAACCTCTGGTTCATTTTCAGGTTcctcaacatcatcatcatcacccaTGTCAAGGCCATCATCCTCACTTTCACTTTCCTAAACACAAGAAAAAAGAGAGTACttgttataaataaaataaacttaaatatctGATATAAACAAACATGTAAGAAAAGAACTGACTCTCACATGTGAGAGTAAAGAAAATAGTAGATAAGCATAATCACTAGCAAGCAACAAAATTAGCTAATaggaagagaagatttttatttaaacaGATAACCTCAGAAACTCAAAAAGATTCTACTTGTATTGACATAATAAATTTCAATAACCTCAGACAATcaccattaaaataatattacaatagaggagaatattaaattaagaattactAATATCACCTTTTAGAGCAATGTTGAAACACCATTTTCTTCAAAATGCTAATAAATCTTGAATTGTGATTGAGCTTAAAGATTATTCTCATATTTCAAGTTGATACTACAGCAAAGGAATAAGCAAAGAGTGATACAACATGCTAGTATGAAAAACAATCTAAAACATAGATTTAAATAATGGTTTAACTGGCCACGATATGAATAGCACATAGATAACTGGATATTGGTGTATTAGTTAGCTTGACTATGGAAACAATGTTAGATGCCTAACACAATTGAATTAGACTACACAAATTTATGCAATTATCTCATGTGAGAATAAAATCCCAGATAatgcatttcaatttcaattaagtttaaagttagacTAAAATCATACGATTGTTTAAAATGACTGCTAGGTAACTACAGGAGGGGAAGTGATTGCTTCTTGGAGAAAAATTATGTAACTCTACTCACAAAATCTTTTGAAAGATTCCAATGAGTACAATTTTTAATTAAACTATACTGTCACGGATAACAGAAAGCATAATATAAGTATCCCTGTGTGCAAGGGTTTATAAGTTTCAAAGACATTCCCAACAACACTAAATTTCCACACCAATATTCGTGCATCCTGCACAAAGTAAGGCATAGTTGAAAACATTCAAATGTACATCACATGATGTATGGAGATCATGAAATGAACAACACGCACTAAAATAAAGGTATAACAAATAATGTTAGACAGAAAAGAAGCACCTGTGTTCCAGCAAATAGCATACCATTACCAACGGTCAAAGCGTAAACTTGTCCGACAGGGCCATCAAGGCCTTGTTCTGTTGTTGTTTGTGTGTTCCATGCCTGAACCAGCATACAAACAAATCCATTTCTCCATTTCCTTATATGACATGATGGTAACATATTCTAAGAGCTCTGACCTTGACAGCATTCACAACTCCAATAAATAACCAAGGACCTTCATTGGTCATACATCCAACCTCACCTCCCATATTGATGGCTCCAACGCACTTCCACAAAATTGCAAGAGTCAGGCACTATGTGATTCCTTTATCGATGTAGTAAAGGAGTTTGAAGAGCATCAATACCTTCCCAGTTTGAGTATCCCAAACACGAACAGACTCATCCTTGCTACAAGAGTAGAGTTTATCAGACCCTGAAGGCAGAGCGATACCAGTCACTACCTATCAGAATATTCAGACTATCAGCCACCTAAAGCAAGTGAagcaaaagaaaccaaaagagcCACCTTTTGATGCCCCTGGAGTTGGGTCAAGAGAGAGAAGCTATCGCTCATGAACCATGAATGCAGGAACCTACACTTATCTCCGAAACTACAATTTCCAGCGAGGAAGTAATTGCATATTTTGTCGAGAGCCTTGCCACCCGCTCGACCCTTACCCCACTTGGAGGGTGGCGCACCCGCAGAGGCAATATTTCTAGACACGTGGCCTTGCAAGTGCCCCCGCTTGGCAGCGCCATCGGCGAGCACGGTCTGCGGCGGGTCGCTATGGAGAAAGGGACACGGGTGACGGCTGCATCGCCCCGCCTGCCAGTGTAAGCATACCTTGTTGCTTCTGTCTGGAACCTGAGACGGCCCCGCCCGCTGGTAGCCCCTCCTGTTTCCGTACCGATCTGGTTGCTCGAAGTCCATCAAACGACCCAAACAAATAACTCAGATGCAATTGGAGATCCAGGAAGATGCCACAAACAGGATGATCCCAAAGAGCGATCAAAGTCGGCGAGGAACGCCTCAAGCCACAGATGGCGCCCCTTGGAAGACGATGAACAAAGCGACCGGGCAGTGAGATTCGCTGAAAAACCCTAGAGATCCATGAGAAGGCAATCAAgatgagaaaattaaattttgcatACGGTGGACAGCGTGATATAAGTTTAGTTTTGGATGGAAGCGTGAAGTGTTACAAATTTCGACTAAGTagtggtgggaaaattaaattattttattttatcatagacaccggattttaaaaaccgttgttaaaatcggtgtctattaacgaaaaaaaatcgctcatagacatcgactaaaaaaaccgatgtctatgagtgaaaatctgcactcatagacatcagtttttgaaaaaaccggtgtaaaatactcaaagacatcaatTTTTACTTAAAATCGATGTTGTTcc is drawn from Zingiber officinale cultivar Zhangliang chromosome 1B, Zo_v1.1, whole genome shotgun sequence and contains these coding sequences:
- the LOC122040331 gene encoding zinc finger CCCH domain-containing protein 17-like gives rise to the protein MDFEQPDRYGNRRGYQRAGPSQVPDRSNKVCLHWQAGRCSRHPCPFLHSDPPQTVLADGAAKRGHLQGHVSRNIASAGAPPSKWGKGRAGGKALDKICNYFLAGNCSFGDKCRFLHSWFMSDSFSLLTQLQGHQKVVTGIALPSGSDKLYSCSKDESVRVWDTQTGKCVGAINMGGEVGCMTNEGPWLFIGVVNAVKAWNTQTTTEQGLDGPVGQVYALTVGNGMLFAGTQESESEDDGLDMGDDDDVEEPENEPETRSNWSKVVKGRRKKVLVLLQRIES